A genomic segment from Deltaproteobacteria bacterium encodes:
- the uvrB gene encoding excinuclease ABC subunit UvrB, which translates to MSGFKLTTQFTPAGDQRTAIDELVSGVNRGDKHQVLLGVTGSGKTFTAANVIAQTGRSALVLAPNKTLAAQLYGEFKELFPENAVGYFVSYYDYYQPEAYLPSSDTFIEKDSSINEEIDKLRHEATYSLLERNDVIIVSSVSCIYGLGSPEAYHGMLLRVSEGDEISRDAILRKLVEIQYERKDSDFHRGTFRVRGDIIEIFPVYEEDRAVRIELFGDYVDSLSLVDPLRGVLLEKLEKVVVYPGSHYVIPPETLKRALKDIRLEMEERIRYFKSQEMHLEAQRIEQRTSYDLEMIEEIGHCQGIENYSRHLTGRKEGEPPPTLLDFFPDDFLIVIDESHVSIPQLRGMYKGDRSRKETLVNFGFRLPSALDNRPLCFEEFEKMLKQAIYVSATPADYELNASGGVVVEQLVRPTGLVDPIVHLRPAGNQVDDLLNEIRKCVKGGNKILVTTLTKRMAEDLTEYYDEMGVRVRYMHSDVETLERIELIRSLRAGEYDVLVGINLLREGLDIPEVSLVAILDADKEGFLRSETSLVQTCGRAARNVNGQVIMYADRKTGSMERAISEMERRRKLQTRFNEEQGITPTTVKKNIKNIIESIYESDYVTVPKAEEEKGEYIPLDEIPEIIKSLKKEMKEAAADLAFEKAAQIRDRIKALEFMELEEL; encoded by the coding sequence TTGTCTGGATTTAAACTTACAACTCAATTTACTCCTGCCGGTGATCAGCGGACGGCCATTGACGAACTTGTTTCAGGGGTCAACCGTGGTGATAAACATCAGGTTTTACTCGGTGTCACAGGTTCCGGCAAAACCTTCACCGCCGCCAATGTTATCGCTCAAACGGGACGGTCTGCACTGGTTCTTGCTCCTAACAAGACGCTTGCAGCGCAACTCTATGGTGAGTTTAAGGAACTTTTTCCTGAAAATGCGGTGGGTTATTTTGTGTCCTATTACGACTATTACCAGCCGGAAGCCTACCTTCCTTCATCGGATACCTTTATAGAAAAGGACTCATCCATCAATGAGGAAATAGATAAACTTCGCCATGAAGCGACCTATTCCCTGCTGGAAAGGAATGATGTCATCATTGTTTCATCAGTCTCATGCATCTACGGCCTCGGTTCACCGGAGGCTTATCATGGTATGCTTCTCAGGGTGTCCGAGGGCGATGAAATAAGTCGGGATGCCATATTACGAAAGCTCGTTGAAATTCAGTACGAGAGAAAGGATAGCGATTTTCATCGCGGCACCTTCAGGGTAAGGGGAGATATTATAGAAATATTTCCTGTTTATGAGGAAGACAGGGCTGTAAGAATAGAGTTGTTTGGTGATTACGTCGATTCTTTATCCCTTGTAGATCCCTTGCGGGGGGTCCTGCTGGAAAAGCTGGAAAAGGTGGTTGTCTATCCCGGAAGCCATTACGTTATTCCTCCCGAGACTTTGAAAAGGGCCCTTAAGGATATAAGGTTAGAGATGGAAGAAAGAATCAGATATTTCAAGTCACAGGAGATGCATCTCGAAGCGCAGAGAATTGAGCAGAGAACATCTTATGATCTGGAAATGATAGAAGAAATCGGTCATTGCCAGGGGATAGAAAATTATTCCAGACATTTGACAGGCAGAAAGGAAGGAGAACCGCCTCCCACACTGTTAGACTTCTTTCCCGACGATTTTCTCATTGTTATAGACGAATCCCATGTATCCATACCTCAACTTAGAGGGATGTACAAGGGAGACCGCTCCAGGAAAGAGACGCTTGTCAACTTCGGTTTCAGGCTCCCTTCAGCTCTTGATAACCGGCCTTTGTGCTTTGAAGAATTTGAAAAAATGCTTAAGCAGGCCATTTATGTTTCAGCAACGCCTGCAGACTATGAATTGAACGCCTCGGGAGGCGTTGTCGTTGAACAGTTGGTGAGACCGACAGGCCTGGTTGATCCCATCGTTCATTTGAGACCGGCCGGGAACCAGGTAGATGATCTTTTGAATGAAATAAGAAAGTGCGTCAAAGGCGGCAATAAAATATTGGTGACTACCTTAACAAAGCGTATGGCCGAAGACCTGACTGAATACTACGATGAAATGGGGGTCCGCGTAAGATACATGCATTCAGATGTGGAGACCCTTGAACGCATTGAACTGATAAGATCGCTAAGGGCCGGTGAATATGACGTCCTCGTTGGAATCAATCTCTTGAGAGAAGGGCTGGATATTCCGGAAGTCTCCCTTGTAGCTATTCTGGATGCCGATAAAGAAGGCTTCCTTCGTTCTGAAACTTCTCTTGTTCAGACCTGTGGCCGGGCGGCAAGAAATGTGAATGGCCAGGTAATTATGTATGCCGACAGAAAAACGGGATCTATGGAGAGAGCAATAAGTGAAATGGAAAGAAGGAGGAAGCTGCAGACCAGGTTTAATGAAGAACAGGGCATTACACCGACAACGGTTAAAAAGAATATAAAAAATATCATTGAAAGTATTTATGAATCTGATTATGTAACCGTTCCTAAAGCTGAAGAAGAAAAAGGGGAATACATACCCCTTGATGAAATTCCTGAAATTATAAAATCACTCAAAAAAGAGATGAAAGAAGCCGCCGCTGATCTGGCCTTTGAAAAGGCTGCTCAAATCAGGGACAGAATCAAAGCGCTGGAGTTTATGGAACTGGAAGAATTGTAA